Proteins encoded together in one Streptomyces umbrinus window:
- a CDS encoding small secreted hydrophilic protein produces MVFSHRMAALAAVVVIPLGIAATSYALTDSPESPKVPPKVELESGSPSATPTSAASPTPTPTPSDEVVSRPPVSDDDDDDDGPGDDG; encoded by the coding sequence ATGGTTTTCTCTCATCGGATGGCGGCTCTTGCCGCTGTGGTGGTGATTCCTCTGGGGATCGCTGCTACCAGTTACGCCCTGACCGACAGTCCGGAGTCTCCGAAGGTTCCGCCCAAGGTGGAGCTGGAGAGTGGGTCGCCCTCTGCGACGCCCACGTCGGCCGCCTCTCCCACGCCGACTCCGACGCCGAGTGACGAGGTCGTGTCGCGGCCTCCGGTGAGTGACGACGATGACGATGACGACGGACCCGGGGACGACGGCTGA
- a CDS encoding sensor histidine kinase — MSDPALDPVPVRRRISARVRILLWLLLVMAVALAAVATTTRSILLRDVDSRVSGLLAQEAGEFANFEERGVDPATGEPFTEPGRLLKVFLERQYADPDEELMGLLAGGPDAAPAKLVQDREIPAGLPLHEDEDGRRQIFESSESTGTLHRAAGDVRWAKVAIARSGGEPEAAFVVAFHPGREHDRVDEVFRILLAISGVALLMTTGIGWVVAGRILKPVRLVRTAAAQLTEQDLTRRIPVRGHDDIAALAETFNAMLDRLERAFAAQREFVDDAGHELRTPITIVRGHLELMGDDPAEREETVRLVTDELDRMSRIVEDLLLLAKAERPDFVTPEPVQLAELTADVFVKARTLGDRHWELAEVADGEAQLDPQRITQAMVQLAQNAVQHTVPGQSIRIGSRVTGGRIELYVADSGPGVQPQDAEVIFERFRRGTSRRGTRGSGAGLGLSIVRAIAEGHRGGKVGLRQTPGGGATFVVVLDSVPDQPLETDRS, encoded by the coding sequence ATGTCCGATCCCGCTCTCGATCCCGTTCCCGTGCGTCGGCGGATCTCGGCCCGGGTCCGCATCCTGCTCTGGCTGCTGCTCGTGATGGCCGTCGCCCTCGCCGCCGTGGCCACGACCACCCGTTCGATCCTCCTGCGGGACGTCGACTCCCGCGTCAGCGGTCTGCTCGCCCAGGAGGCGGGCGAGTTCGCGAACTTCGAGGAGCGGGGGGTGGACCCCGCGACCGGAGAGCCGTTCACCGAGCCGGGGCGGCTGCTCAAGGTCTTCCTGGAGCGGCAGTACGCCGATCCGGACGAGGAGCTGATGGGGCTGCTCGCGGGAGGCCCGGACGCGGCCCCGGCCAAGCTCGTCCAGGACCGTGAGATCCCCGCGGGACTGCCCCTGCACGAGGACGAGGACGGCCGCCGGCAGATCTTCGAGTCCTCCGAGTCCACCGGCACACTGCACCGCGCCGCCGGGGACGTCCGGTGGGCCAAGGTCGCCATCGCCCGCTCCGGCGGTGAACCGGAGGCCGCCTTCGTGGTCGCCTTCCATCCGGGGCGCGAGCACGACCGCGTGGACGAGGTGTTCCGCATCCTGCTCGCCATCTCCGGGGTCGCGCTGCTGATGACGACGGGGATCGGCTGGGTGGTGGCCGGGCGGATCCTCAAGCCGGTACGTCTGGTGCGTACCGCCGCCGCCCAGCTCACCGAGCAGGACCTCACCCGGCGCATCCCGGTCCGCGGCCACGACGACATCGCCGCGCTCGCAGAGACCTTCAACGCGATGCTCGACCGGCTGGAACGCGCCTTCGCGGCCCAGCGCGAGTTCGTCGACGACGCGGGCCATGAGCTGCGCACCCCGATCACCATCGTGCGCGGCCATCTGGAACTGATGGGCGACGATCCGGCCGAGCGCGAGGAGACCGTCCGGCTGGTCACCGACGAGCTCGACCGGATGAGCCGCATCGTCGAGGACCTGCTGCTGCTCGCCAAGGCCGAGCGCCCCGACTTCGTCACCCCCGAGCCGGTGCAGCTCGCCGAGCTCACCGCCGACGTCTTCGTCAAGGCCCGCACCCTCGGCGACCGCCACTGGGAACTGGCCGAAGTCGCCGACGGGGAAGCCCAGTTGGACCCTCAGCGCATCACCCAGGCGATGGTCCAGTTGGCCCAGAACGCCGTGCAGCACACCGTCCCCGGCCAGTCGATCCGTATCGGCTCGCGCGTCACCGGCGGCCGCATCGAGTTGTACGTCGCCGACTCGGGCCCCGGTGTGCAGCCGCAGGACGCCGAGGTGATCTTCGAGCGGTTCCGGCGCGGCACCTCCCGGCGCGGCACCCGGGGCAGCGGCGCGGGCCTCGGCCTGTCGATCGTGCGGGCCATCGCGGAGGGGCACCGGGGCGGGAAGGTCGGGCTGCGGCAGACCCCGGGCGGCGGGGCCACCTTCGTCGTCGTGCTCGACTCCGTGCCGGACCAGCCCCTTGAGACGGACCGCTCATGA
- a CDS encoding Lrp/AsnC family transcriptional regulator — translation MITAIVLIKTSVDRIPEIAESIAALDSVSEVFSVTGTYDLIAMVRVKAHDDLADVIPGMISKIPGVEGTDTHVAFRTYSQHDLEAAFAIGLDN, via the coding sequence GTGATCACCGCGATCGTGCTCATCAAGACCAGCGTGGACCGGATCCCTGAGATCGCGGAGTCGATCGCCGCGCTGGACTCCGTCAGTGAGGTGTTCTCCGTGACCGGCACGTATGACTTGATCGCCATGGTCCGGGTGAAGGCGCATGACGATCTGGCGGATGTGATTCCCGGGATGATCAGCAAGATTCCGGGGGTGGAGGGGACGGATACGCATGTGGCGTTCCGTACGTACTCTCAGCATGATCTTGAGGCTGCGTTTGCGATTGGGCTCGACAACTAG